The Salvelinus namaycush isolate Seneca chromosome 26, SaNama_1.0, whole genome shotgun sequence genomic sequence CTATTTCATTCTGTTTCATTGACACGAGGGGgcagtttcctggacacagattaagcctagtcctggaatAAAAAGCAAGATCAATACACAATTTAACATGCTTTTTAGACCAGGATTAGGCATAATTTGTGTCCAGGAAACTGCCCCAAGAAGTCTAGTCTGTACAGAATGTTGTGTGTGAGAATATTGCCTTTGAAAAATTGAGCAGTGATGATTGACATTGGTCCCTGGTTGTGAGTTATACAGGGGTGTGGACTGTAGTAAGAGATGGTTTCTGTCTCTTGCAGCTGGCTATTGTCTGCTTGAGATTGTGGTTATTTATAGATACTGTGACATGGTTCAGCTGATGTGGGGTTGTTATGGCGATCTGCCAATTAACTTGTCCCAGACCCTTTTTGAATTGGCAGTAGATGTTTAATGCACATTACTCTAATACAATGTAAAGGTTAATTAAAAGCTAAAGGTTATTGGTGTCTTATTGATGTTCAAATGGAGTGAAATTCATCATAAACAGTGAGTCCCCAGGATCAGTGTTGAGAGACACAGACACGCTGACTGTTGTAGATTTCACATCACAGTAAAATATCATGTCATGGCCATTATCTCAACAAACAATTGCCATCTGTTAGGTGAGTTTACTTTGCATTCTAACATTATCGAAAACCTTTCTGTGATTGTATTTGACTCCGGGAAGAAATGTACATAGACCGCTGCCATGCACGTTTGATGGAATTGAGCCCTGTGGCCCTAACTCTTCAATGGGCATATATCTGTGCTAATCTACTGCACTCTAGTGGACATAGATAGTGCATGAAAAAAGGGAATAATAGGCATCCAAAAAGTGTGTACTGGCAAATAAACATTTATTAAGATGCTTTTGTTTAAACTGTTTGGTAACAAATATTGAAGTGAACATACCGGTAGTAAAGATTCAAAGGTaacaataacaaaaataacaaatccaTTGGGATTTTACATCCCTTCTACAGAGATTGGCGAAACAATCCAAACCATAACACAAGTCATCACAGTTCACTAACACGTTTTCCTCCTTTACAGAAACCTTTAATGGTAGGATCTTCATTGGTTCAGCTTTGTATAGAACTAGGCCTATGGATATGTCTTCCCAATAAGTAGGTATTGGCTCAGTATTTTAGGTTTTAAAGTATGGAGGAGCTCTTTGTGTGGAAGACCATAAAGGACACCTCCCTTTTGTCCAAGTCCAGACAAACCCTGATCCTCCCAGGTTTCTGCTTTATTCTTGTAGCTCACCATCAATCTCCCCTACAACCTAATGACTAGCCTTGTAGTTCTCTTTAGAATTGTCTTTCCTTTCCTGCTTATGGATTCACTAGCCACTCCTACCAACCAGTTGACATTGTGCCCCACCTCCAAGTCCCAACAATGAGTCCCAGAGGTGTCTTCTTCTTCGGTGGAACAGGTGTCTTCTTCGGTGGTAGTCCCAGAGGTGAATCCCTGCGTActctttttttccctcttcctccctcagagCGGCTTGCCtggcatcctcttcctctctcaaaAAGCAGTGCAGCTTATTGAGCTCCTCTTTTATCTATTTTCTATTTCCTGAACCAAGATGTGAGACGCCATTTTGTTTTCTCCTACATCTTTTTTCTTCTTTCCTCCTGGCTTTCTCCACAGCTGTCTACCGCTGCATTTTTTGCCAGGTCTTTTGCACTTTATCCTCCCTTAAAAGTACCTCCCTCTTCTGCCCCACCAAATTCAATacaagagaaatgacagtccatcattactttaagacatgaaggtcagtcgcaaaaaccatcaagcacaatgatgaaactggctctcatcaggaccgccacagaaaaggaagacccagagttacctctgctgcagaggataggttcagcctcagaaattgcagcccaaataaatgcttcacagagttcagacacatctcaacatcaactgttcagaggagaatcaggccttcatggtcaaattgctgcaaagaaaccaccactaaaagacaccaaaaagaagaagagacttgcttgggccaagaaacatgagcccggtggaaatctgtcctttggtctgatgtagaaaatagtaaaaataaagaaaaacccttgaatgagtaggtgtgtccaaacttttgactggtactgtatatatatatatatatatatatatatatatatatatatatatatatgtatatgtgtgtgtccagttacgacatatacatatatataagcattttttttttgaggGGGGGAGGCACAATAGACAAAAAACAGCAGGAAATCGGctccaattatttatttttttaaagaaatctgtccccaagtattcccacacataatagagaagaagtgatcatatacaaatgtgaGCACAGTTTGAAATGATTCTTTTAGAcaaacattatatctgtttgggcttcttgctgtCAATTTGCCCTCTACaagttatttgtaattatgttccagccccctgACCAGCCGCTCAAGAAAAAATCAGACTGcgactgaatctagttgatgatccctagTGTAAACTGTAGGGGTACCCATGGTGCTGGTGATCAGAGATGCCCagtgagagaaaggcaggttgaggttgccaggatcagagtagtgcagaaggtgtcaTATGCTAAGGCAGGGAAGAGAGAAGTAGTGGAAGATGGGTCCAGGGTGAGGGATCCTAAGAGCATCCCTGTGAGTAGGCCGACGTCAATAGAGAGTGATAGGAATAACATGTGCTTCTGTAAGTTTTAGCATTTATAGCCATGGTTGTCAATTGTACTGTAGAAATTAAGCGAAAGTCACAAATAGAGGTTGTTGTGGCAGcagcagagaagtacttgggatTGCGAGGATTTGCTGCAGAACATCTGCAAGGGGTGTTGAGTGGTAGTGTAATGTCCTCTCAGACCATTGGTCTGGAGTAGGACTAGATAGGGTTGAATAGTGAGGTGGTggcgttttttgttgttgttgagaggAGTAATAGATGCCAGGGCAATTTTTGTATTATCATATCAAAGAATATAATGTAGCTAGACCGTTAATGGCCTCACacaccagtacagtaggtggtggtGTATGCACCTAAAAGTTGGATGCGATCTGCCAAACAaatcccaaagaagaagaagaagaaaaggaaGAATAGTCCAGTTTGCCAGAAAGCCACACGAAGAAGAAAGGTCAAAGTTGATCTTGTCCATGTGTGTGTTGGTCAGCGGTAGTTATAGCGAGCTACTTGTAAAAGGGTTTCATCTTGCATTTTTGTGATTGTACAAATGTCGTAACTGGATAAACTCCTGACTTTGTGCTATAAGCAAGGCGTGTATTTAACGATTGTTCGTGGATCACTCGTGAGTCTCCTGCAAATGATTTGTTTCGTCTTATAGCAAAAGTGTTATTGCTTGTCatggttgctagctagctaaccgtcTTGTGATAAAGCtagtttagttagctagctatcgtTACTGATTCAGCTAGCTATCTCCTAATTTTGTTCTTCAGAACTTTAACATTATCATAAAGCTTGTTAAACTTCTTAACATTCAATGAAGACATGAGCAATGCAGAAAATTCGCGCCTTGATAGGAAGTCCACGAGTGTTGAGTATCAAAAGCAACGGTAAGCCTAATTTAGCAAAATTATCTGACTAGTTCGGAGGAAAGTCGATTTGAGTATGTCATCGATATTATAGTAGCTGGCGTTCTAACGTTAACTCGTGTTAAGCGGTCAAGTAATGATGACCATTTGTTGGCACCTCCTCCAGGTAACGTTAGTCCTGAAGATCTGACATTATTGGAAGGATGTCACCTGTAGTGATTAACCGTATTGTATTTACATATCCATACCTTTTAGATTAGTACCTACCCACCTTCACCATAGTACCTATGGTGACGGTTACAAGTATTGATTTCAGCCCAAGGCTGGATTTAATTTCAGGAAGTTGTTCCCTCCCGTCTGGTTATCTTCACTCCCCTTATCTGAAAATCATATCTGAGATCAAGGAATTGTATACGTGTAATAACTAGGTGTGAGTGCACACTTACCCTGGTAGTGAATGAACAGGGCTGAAATGTCATAACTTGAATTAAATACATCCCTTCACTCACTAGCTATTTTTGTGTTTTTATCAGGTTGGCTTTACAAGTGTGCAGGGATAAGGTGGATAATGAGTGAAGAGTCAGGGAATGCGCAGACCAAGCCACTGAAACGAGTGGAGGAGGGAAATGGCGAGTCGGGTGAGAATGGGCACATCAGAAAGAAGCTTAAGTCTGATGTAGAACAGACTGGGGATGAGAGgaaacaccccaaaagaaaagtgGTCCTGCTTTTGGCGTATTCAGGCAAAGGTTACTACGGTATGCAGGTTGGTATTAACCCTCTTAATCTTTCCATGAATCGTATCCCATTGAGGGATGTTTTTAAACAAAATTGCTACTTTCTAAATTCTTAATCTGTTTTGTGTTTCAGAGAAATGCTGGATCTTCCCAGTTCAAAACCATTGAGGATGAGCTGGTTACAGCACTGATTAAGTCTGGGTGCATCCCAGACAACCATGGAGATGATATGAAAAAAATGTCATTCCAAAGATGTGCAAGAACGGACAAGGTATGGGAGACAAACATGGAAAGGGCTTAGTTGCTGTCTGCATAAATGCGTCCCTTGAGCAAGTAGTCTTGCATACCTGTGTTTTATACCTGAAGTAATGGAATGCACAAGATAAGACATGCACTGTGTGTGGCCTCAAACACAAATGGATTATTACCTTGCTTTGTGATGAGCTCAATTTGTTTTGTCAGGGTGTTTCTGCAGCAGGTCAAGTGGTCTCTCTAAAACTATGGATGATTGAAGACGTAAAGGAAAAGCTCAACTCCAATCTTCCACCACAGATCAGAGTGCTGGGTGAGATCGCACTGCTTCCAGTTAAAAGTGTTGGAGATAAGGCTAAACCCTTCACAAGGAAGCCCATGGTGTCAGAATTAAGAATATGTTTTTGAAGTCTAGGTGGTTGCTTTTGGGAAGTCATTGATTCCACTTTTTGTGAAAATATGTTGGACGTGGGATGACAATGGAGTTAATGGTCTCATGCTGTTTGTTCTGCTTATTGTCTtgaatatatactttttttttttaattatctaAAAAATAACTTGGGGCGCTTTGGTTACCAGTGTGGTTCCACATAGTTTGTGATATTTTTTTTGTCCCGGTAGGTCTGAAACGAGTGACTGGGGGCTTCAATTCTAAAAACAGCTGTGATGCCCGCACATACTCCTACATGCTCCCCACTGTGGCCTTCGCCCCAAAAGATTATAGCACTGAGAATTCCGCTGCATTCCGCCTGGAGCCAGAGACACTGCAGAGAGTAAACCGTCTGTTTGGCAGCTACAAGGGCACTCATAACTTTCACAACTTCACCTCCCAGAAGGCCGCGCGGGACCCCAGCGCCCGCCGCTACATCACAGAGATGACCTGTGGCGAACCCTTTGTGCGTGGCGGCGCTGAGTTTGCTGAGATTACCGTGCGTGGCCAGAGCTTCATGATGCATCAAATCCGGAAAATGATTGGCCTGGTGATAGCTGTGGTGAAGGGCTATTCTGGGGATGAGGTGTTAAAGCGAAGCTGGGGCGAGGAGAAGGTGGATGTGCCCAAGGCCCCCGGGCTGGGCCTGGTGCTCGAGAAGGTGCACTTTGACAGGTACAACAAGCGCTTTGGCGGGGACGGCCTCCATGAGTGCCTGGAGTGGACTGAAGAGGAGCAGGCTATCTTGGCCTTCAAGGAGGAACACATCTACCCCAGCATTGTGGAGACTGAGTGCCAGGAAGGGTCCATGGCCAGCTGGATGGCCACACTGCCCATACACGACTTTGAGGCCACTGCAAAAGGGGCTCAGGATAAGGACAGGGGGCAGGTGGGTGAATACAACAGAATAATATTTGCCAGTTCAATGGTTGTTGTCAGTGGTTGTTTTTGTAAGTCCTACAAAATGTTCAACATTAGTAGCTTAATCATCAACTAGGAGCAGTTCACACTGAGGAGTCATAAAACCTGCTGTCTTTTTGGGAGATGCCATCACCCTCTTTTTTTTTAACCCATAAAATGTTTCAATTTTCAGGATGATGATGAGGGTAATGGTTCAGATTCTGCACTTTGAAGTCTCCAGCGAGTAGAAAGACACAGCAAAGGGTATCTCTCAAGAATGAGCTTTTGTTTTGCTATGGAAATGCTTTGTCAATAATGCCACTGATTTTACATAATACAtttgaataaacattttgttctTTAATTTAAACCATTGAGCGTGAATCCTTTCCATTAGTAATCTTTAACACATTGTATTTTGGCGGATTTGTTAGCTGGAAGCATTCATAAAACAAACACAGCTTGAGAAGACAGACAGGTTTATGATGGGATGCCATGAAATTAATTATGGTATTTGATAATGTTAATTATTTATGGAAGTATATTTCATTACAGTACTTCTAGAATATTTGAGATACTTGGAATATTATTTGGCCATGCCCAGCACGATATACCCACCGACCGCAAGGTTGCAAAATTAGAATTTTAAGTACGTCTATAGGATCCACAACCGAAAACAAGAGGACAACTTCAGAGGCGCAAGATGAGTTAGGAAGATGGTAGTAAAACACCCGAAATataaataaattattatttagAGCAGGAAACATGCCAACGATGTGTAAGACGTTCTTGACTATCTTCAGGTATGTAACTAAACAAAAACGTTCTGTGTGGTCCGTGTTATCGTTGCGTTTTGAAAGCTAGCTAATCAGACCCTATGTTAATTTTGCCCTGATAGTTGTGTTGGTTATTGACGATCCATATTCGATATCAATGCACATTCTTCACTTTCATCCTCAGtcaaagaaagagaagaaagttGTTTGTGCGATCAATGGATGTAGTAAACTGTAATGTTCATCATtagcagtggcggttctagaccatttcaactgggggggccaagctgagcccagttgtactgttagaggggctagttacattagacgttattgttgtcatatcgttttcttcactgcattgcaggcattagTTATGTAAAAAATTATTTCGTACTCGacatttaggggggccacaagggggtccaaaattgttgtcacaggggcacAGGGTTCTAAATGAGATGGTTTATCGTAGCTTGTTTAGTTGTCTGTTTTATAGCGGTTATGTATTGTAAACATTCTTCACTCTTTTCTCTTCAATCACCTCAGTTGACCTGTGCTCCACACCTTCGCTCAAGTGTTGGACTGTGTTGTCTGACTGATGTTGTTTGTTTAGAATGGTCTTGTCTCTTCAGGCAGTGATGCCCATTTACCAGAACAACGTTTTCACGCTACTGTCCAATGTCAACAGGCCTAGCCAGGAGTCAGAACTCACCAACTTCCTGGTTAAACAGGAAGGTCAGTCCCTTCCAGCCTGCTGTTGTGCTCTTCTACTATATATTAAAATATAACAAATTATTTTTTGTAACTTGTATGCAACAATTTGAAATTGGCCATATTATTCCATTGTTACTGCAAGGGGCTCAAGAGTGCAAAGGTGCCATTAACTTATCAGAGTGGCAGAGATGCCAAATTCTCTGGACGCCTCTTCCCAATAGCCAAACACCTGAAGCTTCGGGGCATGTGTGGGATTTTGACATTTTTTACGTAGCTGCTGCTCCTTCCTCACCGCAGCCATTATCGGATGTCTTTGTCTGTGTAGCCTATAAACTTCGACATGTTGTAGAACAAACTTCTGTCCGTAACAGTAGGTAATTACAAATATAAGCACGACACAGACAAGCAGTCTTTTTTGCGAACAAtgattgagttatattattagcctaaatgATGACTATCCAATCGTCATATTAGGAATAGAAGGCTATCTTACATAAGTCTGCAAATGCGAgaatgcatgcaatgctttattataaaggtgcatttttatggtaaaTATTAGCTTCTCCAAAATTTAAACCCACGCGCTGCCTATGTTAGAATAACAGCctacatttacttttcctcagccaacaagacgagtaatgaacagcaaaatcactagcatATGTCAATCTgctatcccccatagtagaaaagttgacctattctattggtcagcttgtcgttCTGTGCGAGAAAGAAAAggcctattccaaacagactctggtACAGTTGTGGgatgatagatcccaaattcatacaaccagtaggcctaggctacaccGCAaaattatttcttcacattaaaaGCAGAGCACAAGGCAGTAGGACACTCACAAATGTTCATTCCATAATGCAATTAACGGGGAAAACACCATTGTGACAGATGACAATATTCGATAGAAATGTTGAAAGACGGGAGATCTAAATATGCAACAACGAGCATGGGAtgcttgctaatatgactaggattatgcatttggctactggacaatgaaagaaagttgttGGGAGATAAAGGCTATTTGTTTCAATAGCATATGGAAGTCTTTGTAAAGTAATTGCCTGCACGTTTGGTTGGATTTGGGCTAGACTATTTTGAAGCATGGCGGTTACCTTCAATCGCGCAGCCTCAGCCTTAACTGACTGTGTGATTTTATTGCCCCTTGATTCATTCTACAGCTAAACACGAAGACTGGAAAGCAGCCAAACTAAAAGTAAGCAAAGTCTCCTATCAACTACAAGAAACTGCATTTTTGTGTCTGGTGATAAGTATTTGTATCGCTGTAAGTGTGAATGTaatgtagcgacccgcacagacagctgtgtgttatgtgttaggctagtaggtggttgtgttgtactgaccagtacccagtgttcgcggggtccgacatgtcaatcaacctgctatctgccaatcacgggaatgccgggaatgttctgatgccgggcatcctggcggttggcggagtggcgtggaggggggttgggcagggggatggagcattggaagttaagaccaggtttcgcctttgttctctctctcacgtctgggcttcacaagagaaggtcacgattggcttgtgggttatctgtcatttatttggcgtgtgctacggcccaaacagtagcctgtgtaaagttggtttaataaaccgtcaattcgcaaactcaagcctctgtctggacaattgttcatttatgatctagtcaggtcattgcAGTAATGatcatctctccttcccatcAGGAAGACACGTGTGCCTTTGAGCGGTCATGGCTTGGGTTTCTGAAGTATAAGGTATAAGATCAACTATAACATATAGACCACCTTGTTTGGACTGGAGTCTGCAGCCCAGAATTACATTTTCCTTCTCATGTCTGTCTGTCGCCCCCTGTAGTTACCCAACAGCATGTACAAGAAGGTGCTGGTGATCCTCCGTGACTCCATCCTGCCCCACATAGCAATCCCACACTGATGATCGACTTCCTGGCTGCAGCCTATGATGTTGGCGAGTTGGGTTTCCATCGTCTGTTTTCATAGACTGTTCTATAGAAGACAATCTGAGTGGATGCTATGCTGTACTGAAAGAGAGTAGACCTCTCTTTCGTGCTTACTCCATTAACTATCGATGACTGGCATTTCATCCTCACATTTGCTGTAAATCTATTAACAGTCAACAACACCTTTTGTCCATTGTGTCTCATCTTTCTCTCGAAGTCACCTGCCAGTCTACTTGGTGGCAGCGTTTGCCAAGCGTCTGTCCCGCCTGGCCGTCACGGCGCTGCCTGCTGCCTTGCTCATGGTAATACCCTTCATCTGCAACCTGATCCGCCGCCATCCTGCCTGCCGAGTCCTCATTCACCGCCCCAGTGCAGCAGACGGTAGGGTGTTCCCATTTCACCCCATACACTCACCTGTCTGGAGATGGGAATGAATTAGATACTTATTGTAATGTTGTGGTGGGTTTACATTTAGGCAAGGTCTCAAAGGGCTTTCCAATAGACAGCAGATTGTTTGTCATTTCCTGTGTTTGTGCTTGAACAGAAGCCTGTGATGACCCCTACCTGATGGAGGACCCCACCCAGTGCTATGCCCTGGAAAGCAGCCTGTGGGAGCTACAGGTATGTAGGGATATCCAGAGAAACACACATGATCCATAGAGATGAACACAACGAAATCTCACTCATTGCTCTTAACTTTTTACTCTTGCTTTCCTCCTGAGTATAGACTCTTCAGAAGCATTGTCAGCCTGATGTGGCCAAGGCTGCCATGGCGATCAACAAGCCCCTGTCACAGCAGAAGGATGACATCAGCGAGGTCCTGGAGTTATCCACCTATGAGGTGAGGTGACATCTCCAAACAGTGATTTTCTTCAGCCACTCTTTGGTCCCCCTTGTGGTTTAAAATTCCAAAAGTTTTTTTATTGGTTGGTTAGGATATAATGTCTGGTGTGGATTCTTTCTTTGTTATAATTTCTTCGCATGTATATTTATATTGGTGTTTGTCACCATGTTATTGATGGAATGTGTTTCCATGTCTGTGCACATAGCAGATGGAGCGGGACCTGAAGCAGAGCAAGACTGTGCCGCTGGAGTTTGACCATGCCATCAAGCTACTGCAGGGCACTGGAGGAGTGGGGGTGCTGGGCCTGCACTTCTCTCTAGAGTAGAGACAACCAGCACCAGGACATTCATATACCCAGCTCTTTGGACCTCTCTCCGATAACCCCTTTATATTTCAGCTCCACATTTTtctcttgttttctgttttggaTTCATTGTACTTCAATCATGTGTgtttcccgagtggcgcagtggtggtctaagtcactgcatctcagtgctagaggcatcactacagaccctggttcgatcccaggctgtatcacaaccagccgtgatcgggagtcccatagggtggcgcacaattggcccagcgttgttcgggtttggccggggcaggctgtcattgtaaataagaatttgttcttaactgacttgcctagtgaaataaaggttcAATGAAAAATATAAACCTTTCTAGAAAACTGTGTGCTGTGTTTATAATTGAGGCTTATTGTCAGATAAGATTTACAATGTTTTGTAGATGTTGACATTGGTATGCATGTGTGCAATCTCTGTTGGACGTGGAATGATACAATTTCTATAACCATTTTAAGCAGAAGTCAGATAAAGTTTGACAGTTGCACTTGAAAGATACATTCACAACTCTATGCACCATGTTTATAATGCATTTGAATGGGTGCATTGAGATATATAAATAAGGCAATGAAGTCGTTCAGAAATGTCAGAAATCCACCTAGAGTTTGATCATGATtctgttacattacattacacagtCATTAAGCGTCTTCTGTACAGGGGAGTTTTGTTAAGCGCTTAGATGCTTGGTCTCAACATCAACGCACAAAACTTGCAGTACGGTTTAGGAAACATAAGGACCTTGTCTTTCATATCAGTCAGAAATCATTTTCAGAAAAcaaaaggttaaattgatacCCACTTTTACAGAGTTAGTGTACCGGAGGAGGAAGGTACCCATAGCTGTATGAATCTGTGCAAAACTACTACAGAacgtgtatatttttttatttaaaggaTTCTTTCTCGCTGTTGAAAGATTAGGTCCATATTTTTCGAAAACCGTATTGCATTAGATTAGATTCCACTTTTCTCACATGAGCGTGTCCTACATTGGAATCCGTAGGATTGCTCGGCATTCATTGGCTGATTGCATGATCGTTGTCACTGCTTACGTCAATACGCGTAGCTGCTTCCTGAAGCTTAGCAGATCCAGCAAAATAGAAGATGGTAAGTCTGAAAAGACAGTAAATATTAGATTTCGAGGCTTATTTATGTTTCGTGAACATTACTTGTATGAAGACGTGAGCACTAGCCTTGTTACCGTAAAATCTACCTCTAGATCCCGGTAAATAAAACTTGTGAAGTATGTTGGTctgctaagttagctagctacgatCACATGACAGTTGAAAATGTGATCTGAATAAGCATCATACCTCAAAACACCACCTGTATTCGGTTGTACTTTAAGTTTGTCATTATTTGTTCGTTTTTGCAAATCTGTCTGATGAGCTTGCTcgagtagctagctaacgttatttaattaccttcTCAAATTGTTAGCAAGCTTCAGACAGTAGCTAACTAGTCAGAAATGCTAGCTAGCTTGTGATTTTCAAAAACAAAATCTGGTTTAACTAACGTTACCACACCATGTGCTTTACACATCACAGTTATCTACGAATATAAATTCAGTAATGTacgtttttgtatttgtttgatTTGAACTTTATGGCCCTTTTAACGTTTTGTGTCAGTGCACCAACCAAACGTTAGTGCTTGGTAGGGACACTTCATCACTCACACTCTCTAGTTTTGATATAACCTGCAACCCACTAACAATTAAGGCGATTTACTATTGTCACCTAGCTAACACTTCTTATTTGTTATGAATATTTCATTACTTTATTCATCCACTTTTAATTTATAATTTCAGTTTTCACTCTTGTCCCTTGTTCTTTTTTCCTTTCCAATCTTTGACCA encodes the following:
- the LOC120021682 gene encoding tRNA pseudouridine synthase A-like isoform X1, whose amino-acid sequence is MQKIRALIGSPRVLSIKSNGWLYKCAGIRWIMSEESGNAQTKPLKRVEEGNGESGENGHIRKKLKSDVEQTGDERKHPKRKVVLLLAYSGKGYYGMQRNAGSSQFKTIEDELVTALIKSGCIPDNHGDDMKKMSFQRCARTDKGVSAAGQVVSLKLWMIEDVKEKLNSNLPPQIRVLGLKRVTGGFNSKNSCDARTYSYMLPTVAFAPKDYSTENSAAFRLEPETLQRVNRLFGSYKGTHNFHNFTSQKAARDPSARRYITEMTCGEPFVRGGAEFAEITVRGQSFMMHQIRKMIGLVIAVVKGYSGDEVLKRSWGEEKVDVPKAPGLGLVLEKVHFDRYNKRFGGDGLHECLEWTEEEQAILAFKEEHIYPSIVETECQEGSMASWMATLPIHDFEATAKGAQDKDRGQDDDEGNGSDSAL
- the LOC120021682 gene encoding tRNA pseudouridine synthase A-like isoform X2, which codes for MSEESGNAQTKPLKRVEEGNGESGENGHIRKKLKSDVEQTGDERKHPKRKVVLLLAYSGKGYYGMQRNAGSSQFKTIEDELVTALIKSGCIPDNHGDDMKKMSFQRCARTDKGVSAAGQVVSLKLWMIEDVKEKLNSNLPPQIRVLGLKRVTGGFNSKNSCDARTYSYMLPTVAFAPKDYSTENSAAFRLEPETLQRVNRLFGSYKGTHNFHNFTSQKAARDPSARRYITEMTCGEPFVRGGAEFAEITVRGQSFMMHQIRKMIGLVIAVVKGYSGDEVLKRSWGEEKVDVPKAPGLGLVLEKVHFDRYNKRFGGDGLHECLEWTEEEQAILAFKEEHIYPSIVETECQEGSMASWMATLPIHDFEATAKGAQDKDRGQDDDEGNGSDSAL
- the LOC120021659 gene encoding nucleolar complex protein 4 homolog isoform X1; the protein is MPTMCKTFLTIFSHLPVYLVAAFAKRLSRLAVTALPAALLMVIPFICNLIRRHPACRVLIHRPSAADEACDDPYLMEDPTQCYALESSLWELQTLQKHCQPDVAKAAMAINKPLSQQKDDISEVLELSTYEQMERDLKQSKTVPLEFDHAIKLLQGTGGVGVLGLHFSLE
- the LOC120021659 gene encoding nucleolar complex protein 4 homolog isoform X2 → MPTMCKTFLTIFSHLPVYLVAAFAKRLSRLAVTALPAALLMVIPFICNLIRRHPACRVLIHRPSAADEACDDPYLMEDPTQCYALESSLWELQTLQKHCQPDVAKAAMAINKPLSQQKDDISEVLELSTYEMERDLKQSKTVPLEFDHAIKLLQGTGGVGVLGLHFSLE